The following are encoded in a window of Nocardioides houyundeii genomic DNA:
- the nusG gene encoding transcription termination/antitermination protein NusG, with product MSEHNDSIEADEAELETIDPTEGDATDETASDETVETASEAGDDAQASDEDGEASDEDGEAEADEVDENDPLEQFRRELWAKPGDWFVVHTYSGMEKRVKANLENRIQALDMGEYIHEIVVPTEEVAEIKNGQRKMVTRTVLPGYVLVRMDLTDESWSAVRHTPSVTGFVGHSHNPVPLSMSEVEAMLAPSAVAVAEAEAEAAAGGRPAGGTSASKKPVEVADFDVDDSVMVVDGPFATLHATITEINAESQRVKALVEIFGRETPVELSFSQIQKV from the coding sequence GTGTCTGAGCACAACGACTCGATCGAGGCCGACGAGGCCGAGCTCGAGACGATCGACCCCACCGAGGGTGACGCCACCGACGAGACGGCGAGCGACGAGACCGTCGAGACGGCTTCCGAGGCCGGCGACGACGCTCAGGCCTCGGACGAGGACGGCGAGGCCTCGGACGAGGACGGGGAGGCCGAGGCCGACGAGGTCGACGAGAACGACCCCCTGGAGCAGTTCCGGCGCGAGCTGTGGGCCAAGCCCGGCGACTGGTTCGTGGTGCACACCTACTCCGGCATGGAGAAGCGCGTCAAGGCCAACCTGGAGAACCGCATCCAGGCCCTCGACATGGGTGAGTACATCCACGAGATCGTGGTCCCCACCGAAGAGGTGGCCGAGATCAAGAACGGCCAGCGCAAGATGGTCACCCGCACGGTGCTGCCGGGCTACGTCCTGGTCCGCATGGACCTCACCGACGAGTCCTGGTCCGCGGTGCGCCACACGCCGTCGGTGACCGGCTTCGTCGGCCACAGCCACAACCCGGTGCCGCTGTCCATGAGCGAGGTCGAGGCCATGCTGGCCCCCAGCGCCGTGGCCGTCGCCGAGGCCGAGGCCGAGGCCGCCGCGGGCGGTCGCCCGGCCGGTGGCACGTCCGCCAGCAAGAAGCCGGTGGAGGTCGCCGACTTCGACGTCGACGACTCGGTCATGGTGGTGGACGGTCCGTTCGCCACCCTGCACGCCACGATCACCGAGATCAACGCCGAGTCCCAGAGGGTCAAGGCCCTCGTCGAGATCTTCGGCCGGGAGACCCCGGTCGAGCTCAGCTTCAGCCAGATCCAGAAGGTCTGA
- the secE gene encoding preprotein translocase subunit SecE, whose translation MSDTKAAQEPRGGKDTTRRTSPVEFLRQVIAELRKVVWPTQQQLITYFIVVMVFVVVMMTLVSVLDLAFGKLVFAVFTGGDQL comes from the coding sequence GTGTCGGACACCAAGGCGGCCCAGGAGCCGCGCGGTGGCAAGGACACCACCCGGCGTACCAGCCCGGTGGAGTTCCTCCGCCAGGTCATCGCCGAGCTCCGCAAGGTCGTGTGGCCGACGCAGCAGCAGCTGATCACCTACTTCATCGTGGTGATGGTGTTCGTCGTGGTGATGATGACGCTGGTCTCGGTCCTGGACCTCGCTTTCGGAAAGCTCGTCTTCGCGGTCTTCACCGGCGGCGACCAGCTCTGA
- a CDS encoding pyridoxal phosphate-dependent aminotransferase: MSKSASQPQSTGTPRERRVSRRVGAIAESATLKVDSKAKALKAEGRPVIGFGAGEPDFPTPDYIVEAAVQACRDPKNHRYTPAGGLPELKQAIVDKTLRDSGYQVEPAQVLVTNGGKQAIYQAFAAMLDPGDEVIVPAPYWTTYPEAIALAGGVPVPVLADETQDYKVTVDQLEAARTERTKVLLFVSPSNPTGAVYTSEEIRAIGAWVESHDLWVLTDEIYEHLVYDGVDTGSMPVLCPELADNCVVVNGVAKTYAMTGWRVGWVIGPKDIIKAAGNLQSHATSNVANVSQRAAIAAVEGDLAAVEEMKTAFDRRRKKIVEMLNKIDGVLCPTPQGAFYAYPSVKGLLGREYDGTVIDSSAELAEYILDKAEVAVVPGEAFGSPGYLRLSYALGDDDLVEGVSRMQRLFS, encoded by the coding sequence ATGAGCAAGTCTGCCTCCCAGCCCCAGTCCACCGGCACCCCGCGCGAGCGCCGGGTGTCCCGACGCGTCGGCGCCATCGCCGAGTCCGCCACGCTGAAGGTGGACTCCAAGGCCAAGGCGCTGAAGGCCGAGGGCCGCCCGGTCATCGGGTTCGGTGCCGGCGAGCCGGACTTCCCGACCCCGGACTACATCGTCGAGGCCGCCGTGCAGGCCTGCCGCGATCCCAAGAACCACCGTTACACCCCCGCCGGCGGGCTGCCGGAGCTCAAGCAGGCCATCGTGGACAAGACCCTGCGCGACAGCGGCTACCAGGTCGAGCCCGCCCAGGTGCTGGTGACCAACGGCGGGAAGCAGGCCATCTACCAGGCGTTCGCGGCGATGCTCGACCCGGGCGACGAGGTGATCGTCCCGGCGCCGTACTGGACGACGTACCCGGAGGCGATCGCGCTGGCCGGCGGCGTCCCGGTGCCGGTGCTGGCCGACGAGACCCAGGACTACAAGGTCACCGTCGACCAGCTCGAGGCGGCGCGCACCGAGCGCACCAAGGTGCTGCTGTTCGTCTCGCCCTCCAACCCGACCGGCGCGGTCTACACCTCCGAGGAGATCCGCGCCATCGGCGCCTGGGTGGAGTCCCACGACCTGTGGGTGCTGACCGACGAGATCTACGAGCACCTGGTCTACGACGGCGTCGACACCGGCTCGATGCCGGTGCTGTGCCCCGAGCTGGCCGACAACTGCGTCGTGGTCAACGGCGTCGCCAAGACGTACGCGATGACCGGCTGGCGCGTGGGCTGGGTGATCGGCCCGAAGGACATCATCAAGGCCGCCGGCAACCTGCAGTCGCACGCCACCTCCAACGTCGCCAACGTCTCCCAGCGTGCGGCCATCGCCGCGGTGGAGGGCGACCTGGCCGCGGTGGAGGAGATGAAGACGGCCTTCGACCGGCGGCGCAAGAAGATCGTGGAGATGCTCAACAAGATCGACGGCGTGCTGTGCCCCACGCCCCAGGGCGCCTTCTACGCCTACCCCTCGGTCAAGGGACTGCTCGGCCGCGAGTACGACGGCACGGTGATCGACTCCTCCGCCGAGCTCGCCGAGTACATCCTGGACAAGGCGGAGGTGGCGGTGGTGCCGGGCGAGGCGTTCGGCTCGCCCGGCTACCTGCGCCTGTCCTACGCGCTGGGCGACGACGACCTGGTCGAGGGCGTCTCTCGGATGCAGAGGCTCTTCTCCTGA